A genomic window from Candidatus Poribacteria bacterium includes:
- a CDS encoding Do family serine endopeptidase, with the protein MHRLLHSKWVLAIVLLFAAFGVLAALSLIRTPLTARWQGTDRSQFPQFVPVAYAESPTGDDFAVLQRTNRAMTQIIGSARRSVVSIETTAEVRPSGSSGEGNEGREFPFDLPFDFHFRMPNAPQVPREGVGSGVIVSADGYILTNNHVVEGASSIRVRTDDGDELAAKLVGRDPRTDIAVVKVDADGLTAMPLGDSESLQVGEFVIAIGTPFRLSQSVSLGIVSAKGRSQIIGRSDPESAPYEDFIQTDAAINPGNSGGALVNIYGQLVGVNTAINSRTGVNEGVGFAVPINIARKVMGDLIDKGKVVRAWLGVYISDVSPEVAKEIGLEPGKGAMVSQVQDDSPASRAGLKPLDIIIVADGKKVEGSNQLRNYISTSEVGKKARLTLLRDGKEREVTVTLGELDEQNVAAVPSSRRESANGWMGVTVEELDPKRAEELGYEGESGVVVSAVEPGSPAARIGLQENTLILEIGGTAVTNLKQFREATKKAGNSAFIKWRRGKMYGLSVLKKADS; encoded by the coding sequence CGCAGTTCCCGCAGTTCGTCCCGGTGGCGTACGCCGAGTCGCCGACGGGCGACGACTTCGCCGTTCTGCAACGCACGAATCGCGCGATGACCCAGATCATCGGGTCGGCGCGCCGCTCCGTCGTCAGCATCGAGACAACGGCGGAAGTGCGTCCTTCAGGGTCGTCCGGGGAGGGTAACGAAGGGCGCGAGTTCCCATTCGACCTGCCGTTCGACTTCCACTTCCGCATGCCGAACGCACCCCAGGTGCCCCGCGAAGGCGTCGGCTCCGGCGTCATCGTCTCCGCCGACGGCTACATCCTGACGAACAACCACGTCGTCGAGGGGGCGAGCTCCATCCGTGTGCGCACTGACGACGGAGACGAACTCGCGGCGAAGCTCGTCGGACGCGATCCCCGTACCGACATCGCGGTCGTCAAAGTCGACGCGGACGGTCTCACCGCCATGCCGCTGGGCGACTCGGAGTCGTTGCAGGTCGGCGAGTTCGTCATCGCCATCGGCACGCCGTTCCGGCTTTCGCAGAGCGTCTCGTTGGGAATCGTGAGCGCCAAGGGTCGGTCGCAGATCATCGGTCGATCCGATCCCGAATCGGCTCCCTACGAGGATTTCATCCAGACCGACGCGGCGATTAACCCCGGCAACAGCGGCGGCGCCCTGGTCAACATCTACGGTCAGTTGGTGGGCGTCAATACGGCGATCAACTCGCGGACCGGCGTCAACGAGGGAGTCGGCTTCGCGGTTCCCATCAACATCGCCCGAAAGGTGATGGGCGACCTGATCGACAAGGGCAAGGTCGTACGCGCGTGGTTGGGCGTGTACATCTCGGACGTGTCGCCCGAGGTCGCCAAGGAGATCGGGCTCGAACCCGGCAAGGGCGCGATGGTCAGCCAGGTGCAGGACGACAGCCCGGCTTCGCGCGCTGGTCTGAAGCCGCTCGACATCATCATCGTCGCCGACGGCAAGAAGGTCGAGGGCTCCAACCAACTCCGCAACTATATCTCGACGTCCGAGGTCGGGAAGAAGGCCCGGCTGACGCTACTGAGAGACGGCAAGGAGCGCGAGGTCACGGTGACCTTGGGCGAGCTGGACGAGCAGAACGTCGCGGCAGTGCCCTCGTCACGGCGCGAGAGCGCCAACGGCTGGATGGGCGTCACCGTCGAAGAGCTCGACCCGAAGCGCGCGGAAGAGCTCGGCTACGAGGGCGAATCGGGCGTCGTCGTATCAGCCGTGGAACCGGGGAGCCCGGCGGCACGCATCGGCTTGCAGGAGAACACGCTGATCCTCGAGATCGGCGGGACGGCGGTGACCAACCTGAAGCAGTTCCGCGAAGCCACCAAGAAGGCGGGCAACTCCGCGTTCATCAAGTGGCGGCGCGGCAAGATGTATGGTCTGTCCGTGCTGAAGAAGGCGGATTCGTAA